The following coding sequences are from one Leptospira mayottensis 200901116 window:
- a CDS encoding glycosyltransferase family 4 protein, giving the protein MRQIQQFSAGFNPGDAISNQMLEIRNHLRDLEYKGDIFSENIGASKLPFVKKYKTYGKSSKDILFYHHSIHSGIFDFLRSFRSPRILIYHNVTPHHFFESYDLKMSYLLKKGREELKEMINRFDLVLAVSKFNQKELEELGFQNVGILPITYQLTKNSAKTEKTDSPIKKILFVGRITPNKRQDDLIRLAYAYKSMISDQFEFYLAGFSSRELYLYREELERMLDFYDLRKNILITGFLSDIELKNLYQEADAFVSMSEHEGFCVPLIEAMIHRIPILAYSGGAVPETLNGAGILFKEKKFPDLAILLNKILTDIPFKNQILTNQDLRLEEFKKTDFKSVLRTTIETLS; this is encoded by the coding sequence ATGAGACAGATTCAACAATTTTCCGCGGGCTTCAATCCAGGCGATGCCATCAGCAATCAAATGCTGGAAATCCGCAATCATTTAAGAGATTTAGAATATAAAGGAGATATTTTTTCCGAAAACATAGGCGCATCCAAGTTACCCTTCGTGAAAAAATACAAAACCTATGGTAAATCCTCAAAAGACATTTTATTTTATCACCATTCAATTCATTCTGGCATATTTGATTTTTTAAGAAGCTTCCGATCTCCCAGAATCTTGATCTACCATAATGTAACTCCTCATCACTTTTTCGAATCCTACGACTTAAAGATGAGTTACCTTTTAAAAAAAGGAAGAGAAGAATTGAAGGAGATGATAAATAGATTCGATCTCGTTTTGGCCGTTTCCAAGTTCAATCAGAAAGAGTTAGAAGAATTAGGTTTTCAGAATGTTGGAATTCTTCCCATCACGTATCAGCTAACCAAAAATTCCGCGAAAACCGAAAAGACAGATTCGCCGATCAAAAAAATTCTTTTTGTCGGAAGAATTACTCCAAACAAAAGACAAGACGATTTAATCCGACTTGCATACGCATATAAGTCCATGATCTCTGATCAATTTGAATTCTATCTTGCCGGTTTTAGTTCGAGAGAATTATATCTTTATCGGGAAGAGTTAGAAAGAATGTTGGATTTTTACGATCTTAGAAAAAATATTTTGATCACCGGTTTCCTTTCCGACATTGAACTGAAAAATCTCTATCAAGAAGCAGACGCTTTCGTTTCCATGAGCGAGCATGAAGGTTTTTGTGTCCCTTTGATCGAGGCAATGATTCATAGAATTCCAATTCTTGCATATTCCGGCGGCGCGGTTCCTGAAACCTTAAACGGTGCAGGGATTCTTTTTAAGGAAAAAAAATTTCCGGATTTAGCGATTTTACTCAATAAAATTTTAACAGATATCCCTTTTAAGAACCAAATTTTAACGAATCAAGACCTTCGTTTAGAAGAATTCAAAAAAACGGATTTTAAATCCGTTCTTAGGACAACTATTGAAACCCTCTCTTAA
- a CDS encoding glycosyltransferase family 4 protein translates to MKVYQHVTEFRDGDGIGNDIKGIRNVLESLSISNSVVCIKNFSKEPFPIETHSSIFSRFSRNDVHILNYGGCGYPLNWFRNLPGKKIVRYQSFTPAIYFKNFVSPEIYNTLQLDEKRSLLELYSLKNETDLFLPSSEFNANFLRFLGATNILVLPIVKKYSIREVVIKDKREYTIGFIGRVSPNKKIEDLLELLESILKFRQNVQLLICGSVPKIFEEYYNFLKKLILRKRLTGNVQIRLNANDSEMISFLNSMDLYVCMSQHEGFNIPILDAFGAGIPVISYHAGATPETMKTGGILFKDKSPSSISLLTGLIDNILEKKTLRGQISEKEQKIAKEYNSFPFEIFFRDKILT, encoded by the coding sequence ATGAAAGTATATCAACACGTCACTGAATTCCGAGACGGGGACGGAATCGGAAACGACATCAAAGGGATTCGAAACGTTCTCGAAAGTTTAAGCATTTCTAACTCCGTTGTCTGTATCAAAAATTTTTCCAAAGAACCATTTCCAATAGAAACCCATTCGTCGATCTTTTCCCGTTTTTCTCGGAATGACGTACATATATTAAACTACGGAGGCTGCGGTTATCCTCTAAATTGGTTCCGAAATCTTCCCGGAAAAAAAATCGTTCGCTATCAAAGTTTTACCCCTGCAATTTATTTTAAGAATTTCGTAAGTCCTGAAATTTATAATACCCTTCAGCTGGACGAAAAACGCTCTTTGTTAGAATTGTATTCCCTTAAAAACGAAACAGATTTGTTTTTACCATCCTCCGAATTTAATGCGAATTTTCTGCGATTTCTTGGTGCGACAAACATTTTGGTCCTTCCCATCGTAAAAAAATACTCGATTCGGGAAGTCGTCATTAAGGACAAAAGGGAATATACGATCGGTTTTATCGGAAGAGTTTCTCCCAATAAGAAAATAGAGGATCTTTTAGAATTGCTTGAATCGATTTTAAAATTCAGACAAAACGTCCAACTTTTGATTTGCGGAAGCGTTCCAAAAATTTTTGAAGAATATTATAATTTTCTTAAGAAACTCATTTTACGAAAACGACTTACGGGAAACGTCCAAATTCGCTTGAATGCAAACGACTCCGAAATGATATCCTTTTTGAATTCCATGGATTTATACGTTTGTATGAGTCAACATGAAGGATTTAATATTCCCATTTTGGACGCGTTCGGCGCCGGGATTCCCGTAATCTCTTACCATGCCGGAGCGACGCCAGAAACGATGAAAACCGGAGGAATTCTTTTTAAAGATAAATCCCCTTCATCTATAAGTTTACTCACAGGTTTGATCGATAACATTTTGGAAAAGAAAACCTTACGCGGGCAGATCTCGGAAAAGGAACAGAAAATCGCTAAAGAATACAATTCCTTTCCGTTCGAGATTTTTTTTAGAGACAAAATTTTGACATGA